The Catenuloplanes niger genome includes a window with the following:
- a CDS encoding transposase family protein — MSSRTLNHLADPIRDHRQQRKSRWRRLTPGRQALLALAHLRNGDTYSRLAAGFEIVIATVWRYVQEAILLLSTAADGLEAAMRRIRLLTYVILDGTLVLIDRVADQKPYYWRKTLTSWDERAGRRRRGRASGVGVGCAARRRS; from the coding sequence TTGTCCAGCCGGACCCTGAACCACCTCGCCGACCCCATCCGCGATCACCGCCAGCAGCGCAAGTCCCGGTGGAGACGATTGACCCCGGGCCGCCAGGCCCTGCTCGCGCTGGCTCACCTTCGCAACGGTGACACCTACTCCCGCCTCGCCGCCGGGTTCGAGATCGTGATCGCGACCGTTTGGCGCTACGTCCAGGAAGCAATTCTCCTGCTCAGCACGGCCGCCGACGGCCTAGAGGCCGCGATGCGGCGCATCCGGTTGCTGACCTACGTCATCCTGGACGGCACCCTGGTCCTGATCGACCGGGTCGCGGACCAGAAGCCCTACTACTGGCGGAAAACACTAACGTCATGGGATGAACGTGCAGGTCGTCGCCGACGCGGCCGAGCGTCTGGTGTGGGCGTCGGCTGTGCTGCCCGGCGCCGTTCTTGA
- a CDS encoding ISL3 family transposase: protein MFETVFPQLSSLVIEQVIDLGVTVGVVARTPAAVSACPDCGQLSDRVHAYHQRRLADLPVGGRAVVVHLRVRRLVCAARSCSRRTFREQVPAVTQRWARRTRQLTALVADLAVVTAGRAGAAVLARVGARVSRSTVLRVLMAQPIPDRAVPAVLSVDDFALRRGRRYATLLIDAVTHRRVDVLPDRKADTLAGWLRDHPGVQVVCRDGSAAYAEAIRTGAPQAVQVSDRWHLWANLAKAVEKTVIAHSGCWRDGPVRPDRAGDERTRDRHRAVHTLLDQGHGLLECARRLGWALNTVKRYARATSAEELKRPPRYRETLVDPFREHLRRRRAEEPGVAVTKLLAEIRELGYTGSANLLVRYLNQGRADALRTPPSPRRLVSWLMSRPADLPAAHQQQLADLLASCAHLCVLAERVQQFADLLTGRRGEDLDAWMTCADADDLPALHGFVHGLRRDLPAVVAGLTLPYSNGPIEGANTKVKYLKRQMYGRAGFDLLRHRVLLA, encoded by the coding sequence GTGTTCGAGACCGTCTTCCCGCAGTTGTCTTCGCTGGTTATTGAGCAGGTCATCGATCTGGGGGTGACCGTGGGTGTCGTTGCTCGAACACCGGCTGCGGTTTCGGCCTGCCCGGACTGCGGGCAGCTCAGCGACCGGGTGCACGCCTATCACCAGCGACGCCTGGCTGATCTACCGGTCGGTGGTCGTGCCGTTGTGGTGCACCTGCGTGTCCGGCGCCTGGTCTGTGCGGCGCGGTCCTGCTCGCGGCGGACCTTTCGGGAGCAGGTGCCTGCGGTGACCCAGCGGTGGGCGCGGCGGACTCGGCAGTTGACCGCTCTGGTCGCTGACCTGGCCGTTGTCACCGCGGGCCGGGCCGGCGCGGCGGTGCTGGCCCGGGTCGGCGCCCGGGTCTCGCGTAGCACGGTGCTGCGGGTGCTGATGGCCCAGCCGATCCCTGACCGTGCGGTGCCGGCCGTGCTGAGCGTGGATGACTTCGCGCTGCGCCGGGGCCGCCGCTATGCGACGTTGCTGATCGACGCGGTCACCCATCGCCGTGTCGATGTGCTGCCCGACCGCAAAGCGGACACGCTCGCCGGGTGGCTGCGCGACCATCCTGGCGTGCAGGTCGTGTGCCGTGACGGCTCGGCAGCCTATGCCGAGGCGATCCGCACCGGGGCTCCCCAGGCAGTGCAGGTCAGCGACCGCTGGCATCTGTGGGCGAACCTGGCCAAGGCCGTCGAGAAGACCGTGATCGCCCACTCCGGCTGCTGGCGTGACGGCCCGGTCCGCCCGGACCGGGCCGGTGACGAACGCACCCGCGACCGTCACCGGGCCGTGCACACGCTCCTCGATCAAGGCCACGGCCTGCTGGAATGCGCCCGCCGTCTCGGCTGGGCGCTGAACACCGTGAAGCGTTACGCCCGCGCGACCTCAGCGGAGGAACTGAAACGCCCACCGCGCTACCGGGAGACCTTGGTCGACCCGTTCCGGGAACATCTGCGGCGGCGCCGCGCCGAGGAACCCGGCGTGGCAGTGACCAAGCTACTGGCCGAGATCCGCGAGCTCGGCTACACCGGCAGCGCCAACCTGCTGGTCCGCTACCTGAACCAGGGCCGTGCGGACGCGCTTCGCACACCGCCTTCGCCACGCAGACTGGTCTCGTGGCTCATGAGCAGGCCCGCCGACCTACCCGCTGCGCACCAGCAACAGCTGGCCGACCTCCTCGCGTCCTGCGCACATCTGTGCGTCCTTGCCGAGCGCGTGCAGCAGTTCGCAGACCTGCTTACCGGCCGCCGCGGCGAAGACCTCGACGCCTGGATGACCTGCGCCGACGCCGACGACCTGCCCGCCCTGCACGGATTCGTCCATGGCCTGCGCAGAGACTTGCCCGCCGTCGTGGCAGGCCTGACCCTGCCCTACAGCAACGGCCCAATCGAGGGCGCCAACACCAAGGTCAAATACCTAAAACGGCAGATGTACGGCCGCGCCGGTTTCGACCTGCTCCGGCACCGCGTCCTGCTCGCATAG
- a CDS encoding IS701 family transposase — protein MDTIGARFGRPEPRRRVRDFIAGLLAPLPVKNCWTIAEHAGDDGPGGMQDLIGRASWDDAGVRADVRDFVAARLGHPDGVLLVDEAGDLKKGTRTVGVQRQYSGTAGKIENCQLAVHLSYASPLGHTLLDVALYLPKSWTEDPERRAEAGVPNTIGFATKPQLARRLIETALAGGLPCRWVAGDEAYGGDPRLAAALRGHRLGYVLAVACSHHVPTGLGIFRADRLAAGLPKRAWQRLSAGVGAKGLRYYDWAFIALPHAVDQHQGHHWLLIRRNRGTGELAFYRCWSPELVALRQLVAVAGRRWSIEESFQATKTGLGLDQHQHRRWKAWHRWTTLVIAAHAFLAAATAISTSSPDGLIDITVNELRRLFHALILEPARPAADVIAWSIFRRRHQDAAKISHYARQALTEP, from the coding sequence ATGGACACGATCGGGGCACGCTTCGGCCGGCCAGAACCACGGCGTCGGGTGCGCGACTTCATCGCCGGGTTGCTGGCGCCGTTACCGGTCAAGAACTGTTGGACGATCGCCGAACACGCCGGTGACGACGGGCCGGGCGGGATGCAGGACCTGATCGGCCGAGCCAGTTGGGACGACGCCGGAGTCCGCGCTGACGTGCGTGACTTCGTGGCCGCCCGACTCGGACACCCGGACGGGGTGTTGCTGGTCGACGAAGCCGGCGATCTGAAAAAGGGAACCCGCACCGTCGGAGTCCAACGGCAGTACTCCGGCACCGCCGGAAAGATCGAAAACTGCCAGCTCGCCGTGCACCTTTCCTATGCCTCCCCACTCGGCCACACCCTGCTCGACGTCGCTCTCTACCTGCCGAAATCCTGGACGGAAGACCCCGAGCGACGCGCCGAGGCAGGAGTGCCCAACACCATCGGCTTTGCCACCAAACCGCAGCTGGCCCGCCGGCTGATCGAGACCGCTCTGGCCGGTGGTCTGCCGTGTCGGTGGGTCGCCGGCGACGAAGCCTACGGCGGCGATCCACGCCTGGCCGCGGCACTTCGCGGCCACCGGCTCGGCTACGTCCTCGCGGTCGCGTGCTCGCACCACGTCCCGACCGGCCTCGGCATCTTCCGGGCTGACCGGCTCGCAGCCGGCCTGCCGAAACGGGCCTGGCAACGACTCTCCGCCGGAGTCGGCGCGAAAGGATTGCGTTACTACGACTGGGCATTCATCGCCCTGCCGCATGCCGTCGATCAGCATCAAGGCCATCACTGGCTGCTGATCCGCCGCAACCGCGGCACTGGCGAGCTTGCCTTTTACCGCTGCTGGTCACCCGAACTTGTCGCCCTGCGCCAACTCGTCGCGGTCGCCGGACGGCGGTGGAGCATCGAGGAATCGTTCCAGGCCACCAAAACCGGCCTCGGCCTGGATCAGCACCAGCACCGCCGCTGGAAAGCCTGGCACCGCTGGACCACCCTGGTCATCGCCGCTCACGCCTTCCTCGCCGCCGCCACGGCAATCAGCACCAGCAGCCCAGACGGCCTGATCGACATCACCGTCAACGAACTACGCCGGCTCTTCCACGCCCTGATACTCGAGCCGGCACGACCCGCCGCCGACGTCATCGCCTGGTCCATCTTCCGCCGCCGCCACCAAGACGCCGCCAAGATCAGCCACTACGCCCGGCAAGCACTCACCGAGCCATAG
- a CDS encoding IS256 family transposase yields MTTEITSGQEPAARPADAVTDEQLIAMLVDRARGDGLKLTGEGGLLQQLTKRVLESALDGEITDHVGYDKHDPAGRGSGNTRNGSRTKTVLTDVGPVEVRVPRDAAGTFEPQIVRKRQRRLTGVDDMVLSLSAKGLTHGEIAAHLAEVYGAEVSKQTISTITDKVMDGMAEWQNRPLDRVYPVVFIDAINVKIRDGQVANRPIYLAMAVTVDGHRDILGIWAGDGGEGAKHWLHVLTELKNRGVADVLMLVCDGLKGLPEAVETVWPRTIVQTCVVHLLRNSFRYAARQDWDKIAKALRPVYTAPTEDAAAERFLEFAEAWGRKYPAIVKLWENAWAEFVPFLAFDAEIRKVICSTNAIESVNARIRKAVRARGHFPNEQAALKCVYMALMSLDPTGAGRRRWTMRWKAPLNAFQIAFEGRLTPADN; encoded by the coding sequence ATGACGACCGAGATCACCTCGGGGCAGGAGCCGGCCGCCAGGCCGGCGGATGCGGTCACGGATGAGCAGTTGATCGCGATGCTGGTCGATCGGGCTCGTGGTGACGGGCTGAAGCTGACCGGTGAGGGTGGGCTGCTGCAGCAGCTGACCAAGCGGGTGCTGGAGTCAGCGCTGGACGGTGAGATCACCGACCACGTCGGCTACGACAAGCACGACCCGGCAGGTCGTGGCAGCGGGAACACCCGTAACGGCAGCCGAACCAAGACCGTGCTCACCGACGTCGGGCCGGTCGAGGTGCGAGTCCCACGCGATGCCGCGGGCACGTTCGAGCCGCAGATCGTGCGTAAGCGGCAGCGGCGGCTGACCGGCGTCGACGACATGGTGTTGTCGTTGTCGGCCAAGGGGTTGACCCACGGCGAGATCGCCGCGCACCTGGCCGAGGTCTACGGCGCTGAGGTGTCCAAGCAGACCATCTCCACCATCACCGACAAGGTCATGGACGGCATGGCGGAGTGGCAGAACCGGCCTCTGGACCGGGTCTACCCGGTCGTGTTCATCGATGCCATCAACGTCAAGATCCGCGATGGGCAGGTCGCGAACCGGCCGATCTACCTCGCCATGGCGGTCACCGTCGACGGGCACCGCGACATCCTTGGCATCTGGGCCGGTGACGGCGGTGAGGGCGCCAAGCACTGGCTGCACGTGCTGACCGAGCTGAAGAACCGCGGCGTCGCCGACGTGCTGATGCTCGTCTGCGACGGGCTCAAGGGCCTGCCGGAGGCGGTCGAGACCGTCTGGCCTCGCACGATCGTGCAGACGTGTGTGGTGCACCTGCTGCGCAACTCGTTCCGCTACGCCGCGCGCCAGGACTGGGACAAGATCGCCAAGGCGCTGCGGCCGGTCTACACCGCACCGACCGAGGACGCCGCGGCCGAGCGGTTCCTCGAGTTCGCCGAGGCGTGGGGCCGTAAGTATCCGGCGATCGTGAAGCTGTGGGAAAACGCCTGGGCCGAGTTCGTGCCGTTCCTCGCCTTCGACGCCGAGATCCGCAAGGTCATCTGCTCCACGAACGCGATCGAGTCGGTCAACGCCCGTATCCGCAAGGCCGTGCGAGCTCGCGGCCACTTCCCGAATGAGCAGGCCGCGCTCAAGTGCGTCTACATGGCCTTGATGAGCCTCGACCCCACCGGCGCGGGCCGAAGGCGCTGGACCATGCGCTGGAAGGCACCCCTGAACGCCTTCCAGATCGCCTTCGAAGGCCGGCTCACCCCGGCCGACAACTGA